Part of the Geodermatophilus obscurus DSM 43160 genome is shown below.
CGTGCAGGTCGGCGGCCGCGGCGGACCGGGGCGGGCGGCCGGCGAGCAGCGAGTCGGTGAGCTCCGCGTCGTCGTAGAGCAGGTCGGTGCCGAGCACCGCGGCGTAGCCCTCCGGCGTCAGCGGCTCGCCGTGCGGGTCGGCGACGTGCGCGTGCCCGACGACGACGGTGCCGCCCTCTCCTGCGAGGTCGCGCACCGCCGCGGCCGCGGCCGGCTTGTCGCGCAGGAAGTAGAAGGCGTCGTGGCACAGCACGTAGGCCGGCGTCCGCACGTCCAGGTCGGGGACGCCGGTCACGTCGGCGCACACGTAGCGCGCCTCGGGGCAGACGAAGCGCCGGGCCAGCCACAGCTTGGCCCAGACGACGTCGACCCCGACCAGCTCGGTGCGGCCGCGGCGGGCCAGTTCCCGCAGGTGGGTGCCGATGCCGCAGGCGACGTCCACCACCGGACGGTCGCCGGGCCAGTGCTGCTGCAGCAGCGCCAGCCCGGCCAGGTGGGTGGGGTCGGACCAGCGGTGGGCGAAGTAGTCGGCCACCCGGCCCATGCCGAGCAGGCCCATCGCCTCGCGCAGGGTGCGGGCGGCCGGCACGCGGGCCAGCTGCTCGGGCGGCGGGGGCGGCTCGGTCCACCAGTCGTCGGCGTCGGCGAGCAGAGCGACGCGGGCGCGCTCGACCTCGCCGTGGGCCAGCAGGCCGGCCACCTCCGCGCGCAGCTCGTCGCGGCCGGCTCGCGCGAACGGGATGCCGTCCACCACCGGGACGGCGGGCGCCGCCGTGCTCACTGCGTCACCGTCCTCTCCCGCGCGGCCCGGCCGCCGGGTCGGCGGAGCCGCTCACAGTCCTGCCGCCGCCAGGACGTCCAGGTGGAAGGCCTGCACCGGCCCGGCGTGCACGAGCTCGAGGTCGTCCAGCGCATGCTCGGCGGTGAACGCGGCCGCGCGCGCGTGGTGGTGCACCTGCAGCACCCGGTCGAGGACGTCGGCGGCGTGGAAGGCCTGCGACTCGGGAGCCCCGGCGTCGGCCCGCAGCCGCAGCACGGTGCGCAGCCGCTCGGCCAGCGGGCCGGGCAGGGCGGCCAGCTCGCGCTCCTCCAGCGTCCTCAGCACGCGGTCCAGCGCACCCCCGAGCAGCACCTCGCCGGCGAACCCGGCGTCGGGCAGCACGACGTTGTGCAGGTGGTGGGCCAGGCCGACGAGGAACGGCGCGACCGGGTCGGCGCCGAACACCGGCGCGACGAGCACGCCGTAGACGGCGACGGTCAGGCAGTGGTCGCCGTGGCTCTCCGGCGGCTCGACGACCACCCGCGCCTTCCCCGGGGCGGTGGCCCCGGCGCGCGGCTGGCGGTTGAGCAGGTCGGCCAGCGCCGGCGGCTCCGGCGTCGGGACGGCGAGCGGCAGCGCCGCCCGCAGCTGCGCCCGGAGGCCGGCGTCCAGCGGGCCGGCGACCTCGTCGAAGCCGCGGTGCAGCACGTCGAGCGCCTCGTCGTCGGCCAGGCCCGCCGTCCGCAGCACCGCACCGTCGATGCCGGCCAGCCGGGCGCGGGCCACCGCCGCCGCCGTCTCCGACAGCGCGACCGCGGCCGCGTCCTCACCCGCGACGAGCCGACCCCAGGCGCGGGCGAAGGCCTGCTCGGCCAGCGACCCGGGGACGGCGGCCACACGGACCCGCTTGGCGTCGCCGACCTCGGTCAGCAGCGGGCGGAGCTCGGCGAGGGCGGGGGAGCCGCCCGTCACCGGCCGGCCGGCGCGCCGGCGACCCAGTCGAGCAGCACGCGCTCCTGCCGGTGCAGGGCGTGCTCGGGCGTGCTGCCGTCGGGCGACATCGGCGCCTTGAAGAACCAGCCGAACTGGGTCTGGACGCCGCCCTGCCCGCGCTGCTGCGCCAGGTCGGTCAGCCGGGCCAGCTCGATGGCCAGCGGCGCGGCCAGGATCGAGTCGCGGCACTGGAAGTCGACCTTGACCTGCATGCGCTGGCCGAGGAAGCCGACCAGGTCGATGGCGTCCCAGGCCTCCTTCTGGTCGCCGCGCGGGCGGTAGTAGTCGATCCGCACGACGTGGTCCTCGACCGGGTAGCCGAGGATCGAGTCCAGCACGCTGCCCTTGGTCTGCAGCTTGCTCTCCAGCGAGTCCGGGTCCTCGAGGGCCAGGCCGTCGCGGTTGCCCAGGATGTTGGTGGAGTACCAGCCCTCGACGGTCAGCGACCGGCTGCGGAAGGCCGGGGCCAGCACCGTCTTCATCATCGTCTGGCCGGTCTTGCCGTCCTTGCCGGCGACCGGGACGCCGCAGCTCTCGGCGAAGGCCACGAGCGCGGGGACGTCCGCGGCCAGCGACGGGGTGAAGTTGACGTAGCCGACGCCCTCGGCGATCGCCGCGTAGGCGTAGACCATCGACGGGGTGATCGACCGGTCGTCGGCGTCCAGCCCGGCCTCGAAGGCCTCGACCGTCTGCAGCGCGGGCGCCGCCGGGTCCGGCCAGCGCTCCGTGGAGGCCAGGTTGACCAGCACCAGCCCGTCGAGCCGCTCCTCCTCGCGGAACCGGCGCAGGTCGGCCCGGACGGCGTCGACCTGCGCGCGGCGGGTCTCGGCGAGCACCACGTTGCCGCCGGTGACGTTGCGGCAGAAGTCGGCGTCGCCGGCCGCCGCCCACGGGGTGATGGAGGACAGGTACGGCCCGGCCTGCTCCAGCTGACGGTGGTCGAGGACGCCGTGCTGGTCGGCGGCCTTGCGCAGGTCGCTGCCGTCGAGGTCCCAGCCGCCGACGACCAGGTCGGCGTAGCCGGCCATCCCGGTCGCCTCCGTGACCGGGACGCCGTCCACCTCCATCCCGGCGAGTGGCAGCCCGGAGGTGTCGCTCCCGCCGATGCGGAGCAGTTCCAGCCCCGCCACGGCGGTCGTGGCGACCGCTCCTCCGAGGCCGACGACGGCCATCCCGACCCGACGCGGTCCAGCAGACAACGTGATCCCCCTCGTACTCGACACCATGACGCGCGACCTACCGTGACACGGGTCACGGAGGTCTGCAGCGCGAACCTGGAGTCGGTCCAACTTCGGTCCGCCGTCCACCGACCGGTGGACGGCGGACCGGCGCATCGGCTGTCCCGCGGGGGAGCCCCCGGCAGCAGGGTCGGGGCATGCAGAAGGACTCCCTCCCCACCATCCTCAGGCTGCCGGCGGTACCCGGGAGGGAGCCGCCGGCGCTGGCCCTCAGCGGGACGGCGCCCGACGATCCCCCGGCGGTCCGCGTGCGCGGCCTGGTCAAGCGCTACGGCGGGCGCGCCGTCGTCGACGGGGTCGACCTCGACGTCCGCCGCGGCGAGGTCTTCGCGCTGCTCGGCCCGAACGGTGCGGGCAAGACGACGACGATCGAGGTGCTCGAGGGCGTGCGCCGGCG
Proteins encoded:
- a CDS encoding inositol-3-phosphate synthase, translated to MAVVGLGGAVATTAVAGLELLRIGGSDTSGLPLAGMEVDGVPVTEATGMAGYADLVVGGWDLDGSDLRKAADQHGVLDHRQLEQAGPYLSSITPWAAAGDADFCRNVTGGNVVLAETRRAQVDAVRADLRRFREEERLDGLVLVNLASTERWPDPAAPALQTVEAFEAGLDADDRSITPSMVYAYAAIAEGVGYVNFTPSLAADVPALVAFAESCGVPVAGKDGKTGQTMMKTVLAPAFRSRSLTVEGWYSTNILGNRDGLALEDPDSLESKLQTKGSVLDSILGYPVEDHVVRIDYYRPRGDQKEAWDAIDLVGFLGQRMQVKVDFQCRDSILAAPLAIELARLTDLAQQRGQGGVQTQFGWFFKAPMSPDGSTPEHALHRQERVLLDWVAGAPAGR
- a CDS encoding class I SAM-dependent methyltransferase; the protein is MSTAAPAVPVVDGIPFARAGRDELRAEVAGLLAHGEVERARVALLADADDWWTEPPPPPEQLARVPAARTLREAMGLLGMGRVADYFAHRWSDPTHLAGLALLQQHWPGDRPVVDVACGIGTHLRELARRGRTELVGVDVVWAKLWLARRFVCPEARYVCADVTGVPDLDVRTPAYVLCHDAFYFLRDKPAAAAAVRDLAGEGGTVVVGHAHVADPHGEPLTPEGYAAVLGTDLLYDDAELTDSLLAGRPPRSAAAADLHASEAVALVAGDPLSPAPVDLGEPLPPLRPNPLYTDGELRWPSERYAGEYGPRSTYLPARWPDPLPADAARRRLLVDLPEAW